From a single Anoplolepis gracilipes chromosome 3, ASM4749672v1, whole genome shotgun sequence genomic region:
- the LOC140663442 gene encoding uncharacterized protein isoform X1 — protein MHWFVLFLFAQCIMSGASEEPSDAMEGSLPKAALHTKETCEQNKNQLESLKEIMMRNQQSLKKKEEEVQEYARRLSKIKSRAKMSRRSKEGASASKDTVHSHKTESVAKDTTDDVIDDISQAKTPKAKSSLLQRKLAENRKAFEQRNKELTETKRVMEEKVEAIRQQLDETNLASMEYKDQLAITPIRPFVITTEVTPVQIQDIQEKEKKIMDLNSKIVELEATILDLQENLKEKDSVIDSKTKAVTLMSADLSRRGKTTLDTLEDTKDEMRTMQENFILIETSLKDKNINLLKQLQERDNKISELEHTINRFDEQLKEQKIAESATVDFSRSTMDTLAETKDAMKSMQENFVLIESSLKLKNDNLLQQLEEYEVKLAEAKERIFQLESGAGIVTTPAVEDLQFRIEKLEQNNRQLLDEKYELQKNVAELQDKIIASKSVQSNGTIIEKDNRITELENLIEELKQSNELLKKESKTELQKQMTELSSRNEEDSNKITDLEKQVHKLETEKNNLTARLSAERTVPKEDDIVVKLTKELEDLNKSMIKLKAQHRSKVKNLQKQLEDFKMVSDTNAELVKLGNQVALLEEEKGNLQLSLVDFDELKASAGDWQERVADLESKVSSQTKEIQMHIDAIATLENQKLDLMQELHTVKQEILTLEAENAESENLRVTAEMKIVELEEQLEAVHKEQSESKFESLSESEYHELLKKLDVLTQENSELYSKLNKMEEKGASDTGSTESFETIQVNDRNDFLKKIEDLEQKNNELMLKLTKLEEKDGSHAGSTESFETINDTDRSDLLKKIEQLTQENSDLTMKLSRFEEKGSSDTGSTESFERIPEHNDNITKIELLTQENNELVIKLTKLEEQLSQIECSAQLNVSKIDSSSETLKDDSSLRLQIETLTQEHDNLMADVAKFKTQVGDLMEENNRLQDRIETLTAENIELVINRTKLEEHLETQLSSQMSVQIIEYTDQIKILMDRQQVLEKELTQLREASVEQSVNITSCETDDAKSKIVTLEKENMQMIMTISQLEGQIDNQKEELNKIIREKEELNLKLEHMACEDFSRERLELIDKLEKLNQEKENVIHERQELHEQINTLLQKSSDEMSETRKSEEAACQESQTMIVASLEKELENNKVLIVEYKNQVEEMNMKLQSMEVELQKKAEQLLGYEASNEKVESLQHELKNMFVTAEEWKFKFDDMLKMFQTMEQKKISIENAFTTLENDNKELLEMIKEKDAATSILQEQFQGTINLLETKLEDEVANVTAKEHEITVLKTEIEKKDQELHTKYVQLQNGMITIDNLQDELYNYSIKLKENEAALSSSLGEIVRLNDIVREKEEDIHILKNNISKITEALGWSKSLEDFNEILESLRNKETSYIELQDKHKEISRENSELLQKIEDTSKDNENIKNELIKKEQEINSLLMDKKELDAQIEEIKNDKTETEKRLWELQKILENQTTYAENMQSELTSEYKQMERLKLNHTEEMAMLNTRLENVIEELVEKIQENDAMKAKLEEKQNLLDKSVTEEMKTILESKVADLEQKLSETENKLQMQSEKMKKIVATFNKKKIACQELEARVAELEEKWTTEKDEKEVKNKQIQEVEISMREKDNKIADLEEKLLQTKNDTAEALANSEKFAKESTSLKEKMAVLMEHNTEMGEEIERQRTEIERTSREVVAEKTARENVIAELHKLYERYELYKQTTIKEAEQKQAILDEIKDEARELSVRMQVMETEYVGQLATIKHLQAENGLLSSKQAQMDEKLENAEKESEDRRVLIEQLQKEIVTMTVSVQTSEQDVREDDAERIAQHCDHSEQCQNLVQALEARLQERQAEIENLNNELANSYGNIVLLHDESQRYNDMMMQTAQERFNQSLMDQTNTLQQEIDALRTEKSISERKVSELESKLEEYKRKNEECKIETPETAETSVTESQRQHEDTLQSFDSAKILDTSIVLDNKKEIERLQSLLNEKENQCSEHVKEIDLLLKNIEEGKLHIQDLQNQFENSRSELKKIEHLFSEKNAQLESLNAELDKATFQLNELKVLQEQYHITEAELERLRQLVVEKTVQADSLITELNAVNQQTTMQSQQYAELETSLRTEVSLKDIEITAIKTELASTKEIVRTLIMEQEQQNHILESYKLQIDNLITEAKNDSIQEISQRNLQTELENALQERDQAQVLVANLTRALDDLQQSLQKSKIHKDSLKELSLIEKTTIQQVSGQVLTAIEEPINKQESVQLTQSSIEKEIQDTQIDIGSGWDSSEPLNVDEEWGWNTEDTQLINDLSVMPVIPRVETQLRVQIEDLQDKIKNLEVQNVKIAEESKVIQIKNGKLVKKLKEYKVQIESLQQQLKMQKQADSFFDLDTAIEEELKTQIANLEKALNEIKEEKKNITAEKEVLLKRLDVIVSANERYMEMKERQDMEVEVLRIQNKELDNKVQSLEWRLQENATDVTSFSQQEDQVDPSHHEADKFTTHNQPQEKSMESIYNFEMMSKKYQEEIDDLKDKLEALAAENEQLQHLLEEQKAVMANLEPKSIDKSGELEEMLEEANRQILALQASLMNTKKEYNALREEYEQSRINADAYATRMQQDNDFLKTEFMEKIERLETEINNLQKASEEKEDKINALMNSEEKLSTVNTSLIEITELLNVRVQEVADLKQELQVQYVERQQAEATLQSDIQNLTRELDERKQELTILKEAFSNKEHELIQQKSVETVNVIVSEATQELVQKHAIEIEGKDKELRDLMEKLTAMQTTVDEYILKLQDSAGKLEMQQQQIVYLKEDLTERNSIIGATQAEANLLNEKLREKQQELIQYEEEKTTLITKIGYLADIQLLQNQLNNTEATTVNLQEYNSHIHSLQQEIQILKSEKESILLQYDQETKAYQTHLEKDKEQIDALKQDLREKTEQLHYVNTQLCAKENDLEGIKAMMTDKDSLLETVSQELNEKRAELEELRNKQSQNSQMIDSPPFNNGNDDDAELQSTINELKAQMEIKQQELEHLKYVLSENTYPTIIQQMQDRINCLYNEKATLEASLQVTTQTLTEKQDQVNVLTHRINNQNQEHIFKEEVNSLLRDRRSAHDQEEIVRLQNELHAKEQEINELKYVIAEKDSQLCLQASMEPQSDEFELRETMQRLTGELYGKEQEVQALKTTIVELQEKILHLKNFERLSEESRNTIERLTSEKEQNRIQAEEFLNDGFELRETVQRLTGELYDKGQEVQALKTTIVELQEKILHLKDFERLSEESRNAIEKLTSEKEQIRIEAEELLNNELRKKESEIDEIKQKLSEENRKLLAELQLKDHDIENLKIQLEELQITVNAQSNKLEQKEDALTHATEDLAKKERRLAELSITKDTELHNLKMQILEKDARIEELLVLSTEEEKQLDELKHTLAASETEMNRLKELLEQKVSEYELIQHALKKDMPVIEAAAPKNSETVQMDDNKETTSSELDLALYMLHQRDVRCEELTHELMQLLEERDTLQLRLSNVIRINEELRRVGSAEASPTKDLSLASQAVIEPLVEQPSPSKSEGPVEIAKEAIDIPIEDKEALALKLSQLHSVSHTKDVRLKDERELRHTQQMSLLAHRDVLSTLPPEAAARLVNANYTLSRDVQSQSSVLLNWLWGKSTPKVVHM, from the exons atgcatTGGTTTGTGTTGTTTCTATTTGCACAGTGCATAATGTCAGGTGCATCTGAGGAGCCCTCAGATGCAATGGAAGGCAGCCTTCCTAAAGCTGCCTTACATACGAAAGAAACATGTGAACAGAATAAGAATCAACTGGAATCCCTCAAGGAAATTATGATGAGGAATCaacaaagtttaaaaaagaaagaggaggaaGTCCag gaaTATGCACGAAGATTATCAAAAATCAAATCCAGAGCTAAAATGTCACGTCGTAGTAAAGAAGGAGCTTCAGCATCTAAAGACACAGTGCATTCACATAAGACTGAATCTGTGGCAAAGGATACAACAGATGATGTAATCGATGACATAAGTCAAGCAAAAACCCCAAAAGCAAAATCTTCTTTACTTCAACGAAAATTGGCAGAAAATAGGAAAGCATTTGAGCAACGTAATAAAGAGCTGACAGAAACAAAACGAGTAATGGAGGAAAAAGTGGAAGCTATTAGGCAACAATTGGATGAAACAAATTTAGCATCAATGGAATATAAGGATCAACTGGCTATCACACCAATTAGGCCTTTTGTAATCACGACAGAa gtGACACCAGTTCAAATTCAGGACAttcaagaaaaagagaaaaagattatgGATTTGAATAGCAAAATTGTTGAATTGGAAGCTACCATCCTAGACcttcaagaaaatttaaaggaGAAGGATTCTGTGATTGATTCTAAAACGAAAGCAGTGACTCTCATGTCCGCGGACCTTTCTAGAAGGGGTAAAACGACATTAGACACTCTCGAAGATACAAAAGACGAAATGCGAACGATGcaggaaaattttattctgataGAAACTTCTTTGAAAGATAAGAATATCAATCTGTTAAAACAGTTGCAAGAAAGAGATAACAAAATATCGGAATTGGAACACACAATTAAtag attcgATGAGCAGCTTAAAGAACAGAAAATAGCTGAATCAGCAACTGTTGATTTCTCGCGTTCTACTATGGATACTTTAGCGGAGACTAAAGACGCGATGAAATCGATGCAGGAAAATTTCGTTCTTATTGAATCCTCATTGAAATTGAAGAACGATAATCTTCTTCAGCAATTGGAGGAGTATGAAGTGAAATTGGCGGAAGccaaagaaagaatttttcaattagaaTCGGGCGCTGGTATAGTGACAACACCAGCAGTCGAGGATCTACAATTTAGAATAGAGAAATTAGAGCAGAATAATCGACAGCTTCTCGATGAAAAGTacgaattgcaaaaaaatgtagCCGAGTTACAGGATAAAATTATTGCTAGCAAATCAGTTCAAAGTAATGGTACAATTATCGAAAAAGATAATAGAATAACAGAGCTTGAAAATTTGATAGAAGAACTTAAACAATCGAACGAATTGCTGAAAAAAGAATCAAAGACCGAATTACAGAAACAAATGACTGAATTGTCATCTAGAAACGAAGAAGATTCTAACAAGATTACTGACCTCGAGAAGCAAGTACATAAACTGGAAACAGAGAAGAACAACTTGACAGCAAGATTGTCAGCCGAACGAACGGTACCTAAAGAAGATGATATAGTGGTAAAATTGACAAAGGAATTggaagatttaaataaaagcatGATCAAATTAAAAGCCCAACACAGAAGTAAAGTGAAAAATCTGCAAAAACAATTGGAGGACTTTAAAATG GTATCCGATACGAATGCAGAACTTGTTAAATTGGGCAATCAAGTAGCATTATTGGAGGAGGAGAAAGGTAACCTTCAGCTGAGTCTGGTAGACTTTGACGAGCTTAAAG CCTCAGCAGGAGATTGGCAAGAACGTGTTGCTGACCTGGAAAGTAAGGTTTCATCTCAGACAAAAGAAATACAGATGCATATTGATGCAATCGCCACCTTAGAGAATCAAAAGTTAGATCTAATGCAAG aACTTCACACAGTGAAGCAGGAAATTTTGACATTAGAAGCTGAGAATGCAGAATCCGAAAATCTTAGAGTGACTGCAGAAATGAAAATTGTTGAGCTAGAGGAACAATTGGAAGCTGTACATAAAGAACAAAGCGAAAGTAAATTTGAGTCTCTATCCGAGTCTGAGTATCATGAACTTTTGAAAAAGCTCGACGTTCTGACACAGGaaaattcagaattatatagtaaattaaacaaaatggAGGAAAAGGGTGCTTCGGATACCGGCTCAACAGAATCCTTTGAAACCATTCAAGTAAACGACAGAaatgattttttgaaaaagatcGAAGATTTAGAGcagaagaataatgaattaatgcTCAAGTTAACAAAGTTAGAAGAGAAAGACGGCTCGCATGCTGGCTCGACGGAATCCTTCGAAACCATAAACGATACAGATCGCAGTGATCtgttaaagaaaattgaacAATTAACCCAGGAAAATAGTGATTTAACTATGAAATTGAGCAGATTTGAAGAGAAGGGATCGTCCGATACGGGCTCCACGGAATCTTTTGAGCGTATTCCGGAACATAACGACAATATAACAAAGATTGAATTACTTACTCAGGAGAATAACGAGCTCGTTATTAAACTTACGAAACTGGAAGAACAGTTAAGTCAAATAGAATGTAGCGCTCAGTTAAATGTCTCTAAGATTGATAGCAGTTCAGAGACACTTAAAGATGATAGCAGCTTACGATTGCAAATTGAGACTCTCACACAGGAACATGATAATTTAATGGCAGATGTTGCTAAGTTCAAGACACAAGTAGGAGATCTGATGGAAGAAAATAACAGGTTGCAGGATCGTATAGAAACATTGACAGCGGAGAATATTGAATTAGTTATAAATCGCACAAAATTAGAGGAGCATCTCGAAACGCAATTGTCTTCTCAAATGTCAGTTCAGATAATAGAATATActgatcaaattaaaattttaatggacAGGCAACAGGTTCTTGAAAAGGAGCTGACACAGTTGCGAGAAGCTTCGGTAGAGCAGTCAGTTAACATAACATCATGTGAAACTGATGATGCAAAGTCTAAAATTGTGACAttggagaaagaaaatatgcaGATGATAATGACTATTTCACAGCTCGAGGGACAAATTGACAATCAGAAAGaagaattgaataaaattattagagagaAGGAAGAGTTGAATCTAAAGCTCGAACATATGGCTTGTGAGGATTTCTCCAGAGAAAGATTAGAGCTTATTGATAAATTGGAGAAATTAAATCaggagaaagaaaatgtaattcaTGAAAGGCAGGAGTTGCATGAACAAATTAACACTCTTTTACAGAAATCATCTGATGAAATGTCAGAGACTCGAAAGTCAGAAGAAGCTGCTTGTCAGGAATCTCAAACTATGATTGTAGCATCCCTGGAAAAAGAACTTgagaataataaagtattaatcgtggaatataaaaatcaggTAGAAGAGATGAATATGAAATTGCAGAGTATGGAGGTAGAGTTGCAGAAAAAAGCTGAACAATTACTAGGATATGAGGCGTCGAATGAAAAAGTCGAGAGTTTGCAACacgaattgaaaaatatgtttgttaCTGCGGAGGAatggaaatttaaatttgatgatATGCTAAAAATGTTCCAAACTATGGAGCAAAAGAAGATTTCCATAGAAAACGCCTTTACGACGCtggaaaatgataataaagaaCTGTTAGAAATGATAAAGGAAAAAGATGCAGCAACTTCTATTTTACAAGAACAGTTTCAAGGCACTATAAACTTACTTGAAACAAAATTAGAAGATGAAGTAGCGAATGTGACTGCAAAAGAACATGAAATAACGGTCTTGAAAAcagaaattgaaaagaaagatCAAGAATTGCATACTAAATATGTGCAGTTGCAAAATGGAATGATTACTATAGACAATTTGCAAGACGAGTTGTACAATTATTCGATTAAGCTTAAAGAAAATGAGGCTGCTCTATCGTCATCATTAGGAGAGATTGTGAGACTCAATGACATAGTAAGGGAGAAAGAAGAGGATATTCATAttctaaaaaacaatattagcAAAATTACTGAAGCATTAGGATGGTCTAAGTCTTTAgaagattttaatgaaatattagagAGTTTgcgaaataaagaaacaagTTATATTGAATTACAGGATAAGCACAAAGAAATTTCAAGGGAAAATAGTGAGCTATTGCAAAAGATTGAAGATACATCAAAGGATaatgagaatattaaaaatgaattaattaaaaaggaaCAGGAAATAAACAGTTTGTTAATGGATAAAAAAGAGTTGGATGCACAAATTGAAGAAATCAAGAACGATAAGACTGAAACTGAAAAACGACTTTGGGAATTACAGAAAATTTTGGAGAATCAAACTACATATGCTGAAAATATGCAATCGGAGCTAACAAGTGAGTACAAGCAGATGGAACGGCTTAAACTTAATCATACAGAGGAAATGGCAATGCTTAATACAAGATTAGAAAATGTCATTGAAGAATTAGTcgaaaaaatacaagaaaatgaCGCTATGAAAGCTAAGTTAGAAGAAAAGCAAAACTTACTTGATAAAAGTGTCACAGAAGAGATGAAGACTATCTTGGAGAGCAAAGTCGCGGATTTAGAACAAAAGCTTTCAGAAACGGAGAATAAGCTTCAGATGCaatctgaaaaaatgaaaaagattgtggcgacttttaataaaaagaaaatcgcGTGTCAAGAACTTGAAGCACGCGTTGCCGAGTTAGAGGAGAAATGGACGACGGAAAAAGATGAGAAAGAAGTTAAAAACAAACAGATACAGGAGGTGGAGATTTCCATGCGAGAAAAAGACAATAAGATTGCCGACTTGGAAGAGAAATTGTTGCAGACGAAGAACGACACTGCGGAGGCTCTTgcaaattctgaaaaattcgCAAAAGAATCGACcagtttgaaagaaaaaatggcAGTATTGATGGAACACAATACAGAGATGGGTGAGGAGATTGAGAGGCAACGTACAGAGATAGAACGCACCTCTCGTGAAGTGGTGGCGGAGAAAACAGCGAGAGAGAATGTTATTGCAGAACTCCACAAACTCTATGAACGCTATGAACTCTACAAACAAACTACTATCAAGGAAGCCGAACAGAAACAAGCAATTCTAGATGAGATAAAAGATGAGGCGCGAGAACTCAGTGTGCGTATGCAAGTAATGGAGACCGAATACGTGGGACAGCTTGCCACAATAAAGCACTTGCAGGCGGAAAACGGTCTCTTGTCATCCAAACAAGCGCAGATGGACGAGAAATTAGAAAACGCCGAGAAGGAATCAGAAGACCGTCGTGTGTTGATCGAGCAGTTACAGAAAGAGATTGTGACTATGACGGTATCTGTGCAGACTTCAGAACAGGATGTAAGAGAGGATGACGCAGAGAGGATTGCGCAACATTGCGACCATTCCGAGCAATGTCAAAATTTGGTACAAGCGTTGGAGGCACGTTTACAGGAGCGTCAAGCAGAGATTGAAAATCTAAATAACGAATTAGCTAATTCATACGGCAATATTGTATTACTCCACGATGAGTCTCAGAGATATAATGATATGATGATGCAGACTGCTCAGGAACGTTTTAATCAATCACTTATGGACCAAACGAATACGTTACAACAGGAAATTGATGCCTTGAGGACGGAAAAATCCATAAGCGAACGAAAAGTATCGGAATTGGAATCTAAATTGGAAGAATATAAACGTAAGAACGAGGAATGTAAAATTGAAACTCCGGAAACAGCTGAAACATCTGTCACCGAGAGCCAGCGACAACATGAGGATACTTTGCAATCGTTTGATTCTGCAAAAATCCTTGATACATCTATTGttttagataataagaaagaaatagagCGATTGCAGAGTTTATTaaacgagaaagagaatcAATGTTCTGAGCACGTGAAAGAAATCGATCTTTTACTTAAGAATATAGAGGAAGGAAAATTGCATATCCAAGACTTGCAGAATCAATTTGAGAATTCACGAAGCGAGTTGAAGAAGATAGAACATCTTTTTTCTGAGAAGAACGCGCAGCTGGAATCATTAAATGCAGAATTAGATAAAGCTACTTTTCAATTGAATGAACTCAAAGTGTTGCAGGAACAGTATCATATCACTGAAGCGGAATTGGAAAGATTACGACAACTTGTGGTTGAAAAGACTGTGCAGGCAGATTCATTGATTACAGAATTAAATGCCGTAAATCAACAAACGACTATGCAGTCACAGCAATATGCCGAATTAGAAACTAGTCTGCGAACAGAAGTCTCGCTTAAAGACATCGAAATCACTGCAATAAAAACAGAATTGGCTTCCACAAAAGAGATTGTGCGAACATTAATAATGGAACAAGAGCAGCAAAATCATATCTTGGAATCGTACAAACTTCAAATTGATAATCTGATAACAGAAGCAAAGAATGATTCAATACAAGAAATAAGTCAGCGTAATCTACAGACTGAACTGGAGAATGCTTTACAAGAGAGAGATCAGGCACAAGTACTCGTCGCGAATCTTACACGAGCTTTAGATGATTTACAACAGAGTCTTCAGAAATCGAAAATACACAAAGACAGTTTAAAGGAGTTGAGTCTTATAGAAAAAACAACCATTCAACAGGTATCAGGACAAGTTCTTACAGCTATTGAAGAACCGATTAATAAACAGGAATCCGTGCAGTTGACACAATCTTccattgaaaaagaaatacaagatACTCAGATAGATATTGGTTCAGGTTGGGATTCGTCTGAGCCACTTAATGTCGATGAGGAATGGGGTTGGAATACAGAGGACACTCAATTGATTAATGATCTCAGTGTGATGCCAGTAATCCCGCGCGTCGAAACGCAATTACGCGTACAAATAGAAGACTTgcaagacaaaataaaaaatctggaAGTGCAGAATGTTAAGATTGCCGAAGAGAGTAAAGTAATACAGATAAAGAATGGTAAGTTGGtgaaaaaattgaaggaaTATAAGGTGCAGATAGAGAGTTTGCAACAACAATTGAAGATGCAGAAGCAGGCTGACAGCTTTTTCGATCTGGATACGGCAATCGAAGAGGAGTTAAAAACACAGATCGCCAATTTGGAGAAAGCTCTTAACGAAAttaaagaggaaaagaaaaatattactgcTGAGAAAGAGGTTTTACTGAAACGACTTGATGTGATAGTGTCGGCTAATGAAAGGTACATGGAGATGAAAGAGAGGCAGGATATGGAAGTTGAGGTATTGCGTATTCAGAATAAGGAACTGGATAATAAAGTGCAATCTTTAGAATGGCGATTACAGGAAAATGCAACTGATGTTACCTCTTTTTCACAACAAGAAGATCAAGTTGATCCATCACATCATGAAGCCGATAAATTTACCACACACAATCAGCCCCAGGAAAAATCAATGGAATCTATTTACAATTTCGAAATGATGTCGAAAAAATACCAGGAGGAAATAGACGATTTGAAGGACAAATTGGAAGCGCTCGCGGCAGAGAACGAACAGTTGCAGCACTTATTAGAAGAACAAAAAGCGGTGATGGCGAATTTGGAACCGAAGAGTATTGATAAATCTGGAGAACTTGAAGAGATGTTAGAGGAAGCGAATAGACAAATTCTTGCACTTCAAGCCTCTCTAATGAATACGAAGAAAGAATACAATGCGCTCAGGGAGGAATACGAGCAAAGTCGAATAAATGCGGATGCTTACGCGACAAGAATGCAACAAGACAACGATTTTCTCAAAACTGAATTTATGGAGAAAATAGAGAGATTAGAAAcggagataaataatttacagaaaGCTTCAGAAGAGAAGGAAGACAAGATTAATGCTCTAATGAATTCAGAAGAAAAACTTTCAACCGTCAATACatctttaatagaaattacGGAGCTGCTTAATGTTAGAGTTCAAGAAGTCGCTGATTTGAAGCAAGAGCTTCAAGTTCAGTACGTAGAAAGACAACAAGCTGAGGCGACGCTACAATCGGATATACAAAATTTGACGAGAGAACTAGACGAGAGGAAACAAGAATTGACGATCTTGAAGGAAGCATTTTCTAACAAAGAACACGAGCTAATTCAGCAAAAGAGTGTAGAAACAGTGAATGTTATTGTTAGTGAAGCTACTCAAGAATTAGTCCAGAAGCATGCGATAGAGATTGAAGGAAAAGATAAGGAATTGCGTGATCTAATGGAAAAATTGACGGCAATGCAAACGACGGTCGATGAGTATATCTTGAAATTGCAAGATAGCGCGGGTAAATTGGAGATGCAACAACAACAAATCGTATATTTGAAGGAGGATTTAACAGAACGAAATTCAATAATCGGAGCTACTCAAGCTGAGGCAAATttattgaatgaaaaattgcGAGAGAAACAACAGGAATTGATACAAtacgaagaagaaaaaaccACGCTCATAACAAAAATAGGATACTTAGCGGACATTCAGCTTCTGCAGAATCAATTGAATAACACAGAAGCAACCACAGTTAATCTACAAGAATACAATTCGCATATTCATAGTTTGCAACAAGAAATTCAAATTCTAAAATCAGAGAAAGAATCAATCTTGCTGCAGTACGATCAGGAGACGAAGGCGTATCAGACTCATTTGGAAAAGGATAAAGAGCAGATTGATGCTTTAAAGCAAGATTTACGAGAGAAGACCGAGCAATTGCATTACGTGAATACGCAATTATGCGCCAAGGAGAATGATTTAGAAGGAATCAAAGCCATGATGACTGATAAGGATTCTTTGCTGGAGACCGTGAGTCAAGAATTGAATGAAAAACGAGCTGAATTAGAGGAATTGCGCAATAAGCAATCGCAGAATTCCCAGATGATTGACAGTCCTCCTTTTAACAACGGCAACGACGATGATGCGGAGTTGCAAAGCACTATAAACGAGCTAAAGGCGCAGATGGAAATTAAACAGCAAGAACTGGAACATCTGAAATACGTTTTAAGCGAGAATACGTATCCTACAATCATTCAGCAAATGCAAGATAGAATTAATTGTCTGTATAACGAAAAAGCTACATTGGAAGCTTCTTTACAAGTAACTACGCAGACTTTAACGGAGAAGCAGGACCAAGTAAATGTTTTGACACATCGCATTAACAACCAGAACCAGGAGCATATTTTCAAGGAAGAAGTCAATTCGCTTCTTAGAGACCGAAGATCCGCGCATGATCAAGAAGAAATCGTTAGATTGCAGAATGAGCTGCACGCGAAGGAACAAGAAATCAATGAACTGAAATATGTTATAGCCGAGAAAGACTCGCAATTGTGTCTGCAAGCCAGTATGGAGCCGCAATCGGACGAGTTTGAATTACGCGAAACTATGCAGAGGCTAACAGGAGAGTTATACGGCAAGGAGCAGGAAGTGCAAGCATTAAAGACAACTATTGTGGAACtacaagagaaaattttacatcttaaaaattttgagagGCTTTCTGAGGAGAGCAGAAATACCATCGAGAGGCTAACTTCGGAAAAAGAACAGAACCGTATCCAGGCTGAAGAATTTCTGAACGACGGGTTTGAATTACGCGAAACTGTGCAGAGACTAACAGGAGAGTTATACGACAAGGGGCAGGAAGTGCAAGCATTAAAGACAACTATCGTGGAATtacaagagaaaattttacatcttaAAGATTTTGAGAGGCTTTCTGAGGAGAGCAGAAATGCCATCGAGAAGCTAACTTCGGAAAAAGAACAGATCCGTATTGAAGCTGAAGAATTGCTGAACAACGAGTTGCGAAAAAAAGAATCTGAGATCGATGAAATCAAGCAGAAACTGTCGGAAGAAAATCGAAAGTTACTGGCAGAACTTCAATTGAAAGACCACGATATTGAGAATCTTAAAATACAGTTGGAAGAATTGCAGATAACTGTGAATGCTCAGAGCAATAAATTAGAACAGAAAGAGGATGCATTGACGCATGCAACCGAGGACCTggcgaagaaagagagaagactGGCCGAACTAAGCATAACCAAAGACACCGAACTTCATAATTTAAAGATGCAGATTCTCGAAAAGGATGCGCGTATAGAAGAACTCTTGGTGTTATCCACCGAAGAGGAGAAACAATTGGACGAGCTGAAGCATACATTGGCAGCTAGTGAGACAGAGATGAATAGGCTGAAAGAATTGTTAGAGCAGAAGGTATCGGAATACGAACTGATTCAGCATGCTTTGAAAAAAGACATGCCGGTTATCGAGGCTGCAGCGCCGAAGAATTCAGAAACCGTTCAAATGGACGACAACAAGGAGACCACTTCCAGCGAATTGGATCTCGCATTATACATGCTGCATCAAAGAGACGTCAGATGCGAAGAGTTGACTCATGAACTGATGCAATTGCTTGAAGAGCGTGATACATTACAGCTGCGATTGTCCAATGTAATTCGAATAAACGAAGAATTGAGGAGGGTAGGTAGCGCTGAAGCGAGCCCAACAAAAGACTTATCATTGGCCTCACAAGCGGTGATTGAACCCCTCGTGGAACAACCTTCACCTTCGAAGTCTGAGGGACCAGTTGAGATCGCGAAAGAAGCCATCGATATCCCGATCGAAGACAAGGAAGCTCTTGCATTGAA